One genomic window of Punica granatum isolate Tunisia-2019 chromosome 1, ASM765513v2, whole genome shotgun sequence includes the following:
- the LOC116199913 gene encoding uncharacterized protein LOC116199913 isoform X2: MIGYFLNPQFRYGEFPSDEVEKEVMDGMKNVISRLEIDVDSQIAALNQLLIFRDKAESIGTVQVQHAWKKMQPADWWITFGLQAIAIKVLSQTSSSSNSECNWSTFGYIHTKTRKRLKYEKLQKLVFVHYNMRLKHKHMMRRSREKIEESFNLITFDHIFTRVEPILEWLVEREAPLLDGNGNPEWLNEEGTNNDREEGVRSSQPHPSASQFVAQQEDQSGASKEKNTH; encoded by the exons ATGATAG GCTATTTTTTGAATCCACAATTCAGATATGGGGAGTTTCCGAGTGATGAAGTAGAAaaggaggtgatggatggtaTGAAAAATGTCATCTCTCGATTAGAGATAGATGTCGATAGTCAAATCGCAGCTCTGAATCag CTTTTGATATTTAGAGATAAAGCTGAATCAATTGGTACAGTTCAAGTCCAGCATGCATGGAAGAAAATGCAACCAG CTGATTGGTGGATTACTTTTGGATTACAAGCAATTGCAATTAAGGTGTTGAGCCAAACTAGTAGCTCAAGCAATAGCGAGTGCAATTGGAGCACCTTCGGTTATATACATACAAAGACAAGAAAGAGATTGAAGTACGAGAAGTTGCAAAAACTTGTTTTTGTGCATTATAATATGAGGTTGAAGCACAAGCATATGATgaggagaagccgagagaaaatagaagaaagtTTCAATCTGATTACTTTTGATCATATTTTTACAAGAGTGGAGCCAATCCTAGAGTGGTTGGTAGAGAGGGAGGCTCCACTATTAGATGGTAATGGAAATCCAGAATGGTTAAATGAAGAGGGCACCAACAATGATAGAGAGGAAGGTGTCAGATCGTCCCAGCCACATCCATCTGCCTCACAATTCGTGGCCCAACAAGAGGATCAATCGGGGGCTAGTAAGGAAAAAAACACACATTGA
- the LOC116199913 gene encoding uncharacterized protein LOC116199913 isoform X1 gives MAGLMVYLTHTHHQLSCYCCKGMVFYKSVDATGLTSRDRHYYFQLMDKIVDEIGEEYVVRIVTDNEAAMKATGKLLMAKRKHLYWTTCTTHCLDLILEDLGKKSSVKILIIDAKKITSFIYNHGWVVNYMEKLTNGKQLICPATTRFATNFLQIECLIKQKNNLQAMFVSDGWVRSRFGREVSGPTAEVKDVVMSSSFWRKVKDLLAVLTPPVRVLELVNSDDKPMKWYTYEALDRAKLEIRKDCRYWKQYWDIIDDRLFFESTIQIWGVSE, from the exons ATGGCTGGACTGATGGTATATCTCACACACACTCATCATCAACTTTCTTGTTATTGCTGCAAAGGTATGGTTTTTTACAAGTCCGTAGATGCAACTGGACTAACAAGTAGAGACAGGCATTATTATTTCCAATTGATGGATAAGATAGTGGATGAGATTGGCGAGGAGTATGTTGTCCGGATCGTAACAGATAATGAAGCAGCCATGAAAGCTACTGGAAAATTGTTGATGGCGAAAAGGAAGCATTTATATTGGACAACTTGCACAACACATTGTTTAGATCTTATCTTGGAAGATCTTGGGAAGAAAAGCAGCgtgaaaattttgattattGATGCAAAGAAAATTACTTCTTTCATCTACAACCATGGGTGGGTGGTCAATTATATGGAGAAGCTTACAAATGGAAAGCAATTGATTTGTCCTGCAACGACACGCTTCGCCACTAACTTTCTTCAGATCGAATGTCTCATTaagcagaaaaataatttgcagGCAATGTTTGTTTCTGATGGGTGGGTAAGATCCAGATTTGGCAGGGAGGTTTCTGGGCCAACTGCTGAGGTTAAAGACGTTGTAATGAGCTCTTCGTTTTGGAGGAAAGTGAAAGATTTGCTTGCGGTACTTACACCGCCGGTAAGGGTACTCGAGCTGGTGAACTCTGATGATAAGCCTATGAAGTGGTATACATATGAAGCTCTTGATAGAGCCAAATTGGAGATCAGGAAGGACTGTCGATATTGGAAGCAATATTGGGACATAATTGATGATAG GCTATTTTTTGAATCCACAATTCAGATATGGGGAGTTTCCGAGTGA